In Mytilus galloprovincialis chromosome 1, xbMytGall1.hap1.1, whole genome shotgun sequence, the following are encoded in one genomic region:
- the LOC143058323 gene encoding polypyrimidine tract-binding protein 1-like isoform X1 yields MYLCYYNYPGSLTPAAVAQPPQTLAPPSLSEPLLVPVSQSLPQSLPQHQSPYLPITICRKRPSDDLMSNSPVVTNGTGLSPQHMSNAGDNEAKKVKLDANNMNGPSRVVHLRSLPPDVTDAEVVQLGIPFGRMTNVLLLKQKGQAFLEFEDEQAANNFVTLHQEHAPQIRGRTVFVQFSNHKELKTDQAHSFQNATAKAALQAAQQVTMGGTDCEKKVLRVIVENLVYPVTIDVLHTIFCKFGKVQKMIIFTKNNTFQALIQYCDSISASSSKLSLDNQNIYNGCCTLRIDYSKLNTLNVKYNNDKSRDFTNPNLPSGESGGMDPNMYGEDYPRERSAPSIVTSAYIPGVGPAPLTAYGAAAAAAGGSPVYAQNYGGGMSGGPNFGGGMSGAQIPGLGMAQMAGPRGMGGMAGMGGMGGMGMNVPMGMNVGMPMMGQMAQMAGQAGNAVLLVSNLDEQMVTPDALFTLFGVYGDVHRVKILFNKKDNALVQMAEPHQAQLAIAHLDKVKVWGKPIRVTQSKHAVVQMPKEGQPDAGLTKDFTNSQLHRFKRPGSKNCQNIFPPSGVLHLSNIPANVTEEELKEAFQQHGNVVAFKFFPKDRKMALIQMDSPDESVTALIAMHNYPLSESNHLRVSFTKSTI; encoded by the exons AGACCCTCTGACGATCTGATGTCTAATTCTCCTGTAGTGACCAACGGCACTGGACTTAGTCCACAACATATGTCTAATGCTGGCGATAATGAGGCAAAAAAG GTAAAATTAGATGCCAACAACATGAATGGGCCATCACGAGTAGTCCATCTGAGAAGTCTGCCACCAGATGTCACTGATGCTGAGGTGGTCCAGCTCGGGATACCATTCGGCAGAATGACCAATGTATTGTTACTCAAGCAGAAAGGCCAG GCTTTTCTGGAGTTTGAGGATGAACAAGCTGCTAACAATTTTGTCACATTACATCAGGAACATGCACCTCAGATCCGGGGCCGAACAGTGTTTGTACAGTTCTCTAACCATAAAGAATTAAAAACAGACCAAGCTCACTCATTTCAG AATGCTACAGCAAAAGCAGCGCTCCAAGCAGCTCAGCAAGTGACAATGGGCGGAACAGACTGTGAAAAGAAAGTACTCAGGGTTATAGTGGAGAATTTGGTTTATCCGGTCACTATTGATGTTTTACATACG ATATTTTGCAAATTCGGAAAAGTACAGAAAATGATCATATTTACCAAAAATA acACATTCCAGGCATTGATACAGTATTGTGACAGTATCTCTGCAAGCTCATCAAAATTA tcGTTGGATAATCAGAACATCTACAATGGCTGCTGTACGCTGAGAATAGACTACTCCAAACTGAACACATTGAATGTGAAGTATAACAATGATAAAAGTCGAGATTTCACTAATCCTAATCTTCCATCAGGTGAAAGTGGTGGCATGGATCCAAACATGTATGGAG AAGACTACCCAAGAGAGAGAA GTGCCCCGAGTATAGTGACGTCAGCGTATATCCCTGGTGTTGGACCAGCTCCACTAACGGCCTATGGTGCCGCTGCAGCTGCGGCAGGAGGCTCACCGGTTTATG CTCAGAACTATGGAGGGGGCATGTCGGGTGGTCCAAACTTTGGAGGGGGCATGTCAGGTG ctCAGATACCAGGCCTAGGAATGGCTCAGATGGCTGGACCCCGTGGTATGGGCGGTATGGCTGGGATGGGCGGTATGGGAGGTATGGGGATGAACGTGCCCATGGGTATGAACGTAGGCATGCCAATGATGGGACAGATGGCACAGATGGCAGGACAGGCAGGCAATGCTGTACTCCTCGTTTCAAACCTTGATGAACAG ATGGTCACGCCCGATGCTCTCTTTACCCTTTTTG GTGTATACGGGGATGTACATCGTGTGAAGATTTTGTTCAACAAAAAAGATAATGCACTAGTCCAAATGGCCGAGCCACATCAGGCACAGCTTg CAATTGCTCATTTAGATAAAGTAAAAGTTTGGGGAAAACCAATCAGAGTAACTCAGTCAAAACATGCAGTGGTACAGATGCCCAAAGAAGGACAACCC GATGCTGGTTTAACAAAAGATTTCACAAATTCACAACTTCACAGATTCAAACGTCCAGGTTCTAAGAACTGTCAGAACATCTTCCCTCCATCAGGGGTGCTTCATTTATCAAACATTCC AGCAAATGTTACAGAGGAGGAATTAAAGGAAGCTTTCCAACAACATGGCAATGTGGTAGCATTCAAATTTTTTCC CAAAGACAGAAAAATGGCCCTGATACAAATGGACTCACCTGATGAATCAGTCACAGCTCTAATC GCTATGCACAACTATCCTCTGAGTGAATCAAATCACTTACGGGTGTCATTTACAAAGTCAACAATCTAA
- the LOC143058323 gene encoding polypyrimidine tract-binding protein 1-like isoform X4 gives MYLCYYNYPGSLTPAAVAQPPQTLAPPSLSEPLLVPVSQSLPQSLPQHQSPYLPITICRKRPSDDLMSNSPVVTNGTGLSPQHMSNAGDNEAKKVKLDANNMNGPSRVVHLRSLPPDVTDAEVVQLGIPFGRMTNVLLLKQKGQAFLEFEDEQAANNFVTLHQEHAPQIRGRTVFVQFSNHKELKTDQAHSFQNATAKAALQAAQQVTMGGTDCEKKVLRVIVENLVYPVTIDVLHTIFCKFGKVQKMIIFTKNNTFQALIQYCDSISASSSKLSLDNQNIYNGCCTLRIDYSKLNTLNVKYNNDKSRDFTNPNLPSGESGGMDPNMYGGAPSIVTSAYIPGVGPAPLTAYGAAAAAAGGSPVYAQIPGLGMAQMAGPRGMGGMAGMGGMGGMGMNVPMGMNVGMPMMGQMAQMAGQAGNAVLLVSNLDEQMVTPDALFTLFGVYGDVHRVKILFNKKDNALVQMAEPHQAQLAIAHLDKVKVWGKPIRVTQSKHAVVQMPKEGQPDAGLTKDFTNSQLHRFKRPGSKNCQNIFPPSGVLHLSNIPANVTEEELKEAFQQHGNVVAFKFFPKDRKMALIQMDSPDESVTALIAMHNYPLSESNHLRVSFTKSTI, from the exons AGACCCTCTGACGATCTGATGTCTAATTCTCCTGTAGTGACCAACGGCACTGGACTTAGTCCACAACATATGTCTAATGCTGGCGATAATGAGGCAAAAAAG GTAAAATTAGATGCCAACAACATGAATGGGCCATCACGAGTAGTCCATCTGAGAAGTCTGCCACCAGATGTCACTGATGCTGAGGTGGTCCAGCTCGGGATACCATTCGGCAGAATGACCAATGTATTGTTACTCAAGCAGAAAGGCCAG GCTTTTCTGGAGTTTGAGGATGAACAAGCTGCTAACAATTTTGTCACATTACATCAGGAACATGCACCTCAGATCCGGGGCCGAACAGTGTTTGTACAGTTCTCTAACCATAAAGAATTAAAAACAGACCAAGCTCACTCATTTCAG AATGCTACAGCAAAAGCAGCGCTCCAAGCAGCTCAGCAAGTGACAATGGGCGGAACAGACTGTGAAAAGAAAGTACTCAGGGTTATAGTGGAGAATTTGGTTTATCCGGTCACTATTGATGTTTTACATACG ATATTTTGCAAATTCGGAAAAGTACAGAAAATGATCATATTTACCAAAAATA acACATTCCAGGCATTGATACAGTATTGTGACAGTATCTCTGCAAGCTCATCAAAATTA tcGTTGGATAATCAGAACATCTACAATGGCTGCTGTACGCTGAGAATAGACTACTCCAAACTGAACACATTGAATGTGAAGTATAACAATGATAAAAGTCGAGATTTCACTAATCCTAATCTTCCATCAGGTGAAAGTGGTGGCATGGATCCAAACATGTATGGAG GTGCCCCGAGTATAGTGACGTCAGCGTATATCCCTGGTGTTGGACCAGCTCCACTAACGGCCTATGGTGCCGCTGCAGCTGCGGCAGGAGGCTCACCGGTTTATG ctCAGATACCAGGCCTAGGAATGGCTCAGATGGCTGGACCCCGTGGTATGGGCGGTATGGCTGGGATGGGCGGTATGGGAGGTATGGGGATGAACGTGCCCATGGGTATGAACGTAGGCATGCCAATGATGGGACAGATGGCACAGATGGCAGGACAGGCAGGCAATGCTGTACTCCTCGTTTCAAACCTTGATGAACAG ATGGTCACGCCCGATGCTCTCTTTACCCTTTTTG GTGTATACGGGGATGTACATCGTGTGAAGATTTTGTTCAACAAAAAAGATAATGCACTAGTCCAAATGGCCGAGCCACATCAGGCACAGCTTg CAATTGCTCATTTAGATAAAGTAAAAGTTTGGGGAAAACCAATCAGAGTAACTCAGTCAAAACATGCAGTGGTACAGATGCCCAAAGAAGGACAACCC GATGCTGGTTTAACAAAAGATTTCACAAATTCACAACTTCACAGATTCAAACGTCCAGGTTCTAAGAACTGTCAGAACATCTTCCCTCCATCAGGGGTGCTTCATTTATCAAACATTCC AGCAAATGTTACAGAGGAGGAATTAAAGGAAGCTTTCCAACAACATGGCAATGTGGTAGCATTCAAATTTTTTCC CAAAGACAGAAAAATGGCCCTGATACAAATGGACTCACCTGATGAATCAGTCACAGCTCTAATC GCTATGCACAACTATCCTCTGAGTGAATCAAATCACTTACGGGTGTCATTTACAAAGTCAACAATCTAA
- the LOC143058323 gene encoding polypyrimidine tract-binding protein 1-like isoform X5, with protein sequence MDGDYLMPGIKTRAYPDMQNNGDDDYNYRSFRKRPSDDLMSNSPVVTNGTGLSPQHMSNAGDNEAKKVKLDANNMNGPSRVVHLRSLPPDVTDAEVVQLGIPFGRMTNVLLLKQKGQAFLEFEDEQAANNFVTLHQEHAPQIRGRTVFVQFSNHKELKTDQAHSFQNATAKAALQAAQQVTMGGTDCEKKVLRVIVENLVYPVTIDVLHTIFCKFGKVQKMIIFTKNNTFQALIQYCDSISASSSKLSLDNQNIYNGCCTLRIDYSKLNTLNVKYNNDKSRDFTNPNLPSGESGGMDPNMYGEDYPRERSAPSIVTSAYIPGVGPAPLTAYGAAAAAAGGSPVYAQNYGGGMSGGPNFGGGMSGAQIPGLGMAQMAGPRGMGGMAGMGGMGGMGMNVPMGMNVGMPMMGQMAQMAGQAGNAVLLVSNLDEQMVTPDALFTLFGVYGDVHRVKILFNKKDNALVQMAEPHQAQLAIAHLDKVKVWGKPIRVTQSKHAVVQMPKEGQPDAGLTKDFTNSQLHRFKRPGSKNCQNIFPPSGVLHLSNIPANVTEEELKEAFQQHGNVVAFKFFPKDRKMALIQMDSPDESVTALIAMHNYPLSESNHLRVSFTKSTI encoded by the exons AGACCCTCTGACGATCTGATGTCTAATTCTCCTGTAGTGACCAACGGCACTGGACTTAGTCCACAACATATGTCTAATGCTGGCGATAATGAGGCAAAAAAG GTAAAATTAGATGCCAACAACATGAATGGGCCATCACGAGTAGTCCATCTGAGAAGTCTGCCACCAGATGTCACTGATGCTGAGGTGGTCCAGCTCGGGATACCATTCGGCAGAATGACCAATGTATTGTTACTCAAGCAGAAAGGCCAG GCTTTTCTGGAGTTTGAGGATGAACAAGCTGCTAACAATTTTGTCACATTACATCAGGAACATGCACCTCAGATCCGGGGCCGAACAGTGTTTGTACAGTTCTCTAACCATAAAGAATTAAAAACAGACCAAGCTCACTCATTTCAG AATGCTACAGCAAAAGCAGCGCTCCAAGCAGCTCAGCAAGTGACAATGGGCGGAACAGACTGTGAAAAGAAAGTACTCAGGGTTATAGTGGAGAATTTGGTTTATCCGGTCACTATTGATGTTTTACATACG ATATTTTGCAAATTCGGAAAAGTACAGAAAATGATCATATTTACCAAAAATA acACATTCCAGGCATTGATACAGTATTGTGACAGTATCTCTGCAAGCTCATCAAAATTA tcGTTGGATAATCAGAACATCTACAATGGCTGCTGTACGCTGAGAATAGACTACTCCAAACTGAACACATTGAATGTGAAGTATAACAATGATAAAAGTCGAGATTTCACTAATCCTAATCTTCCATCAGGTGAAAGTGGTGGCATGGATCCAAACATGTATGGAG AAGACTACCCAAGAGAGAGAA GTGCCCCGAGTATAGTGACGTCAGCGTATATCCCTGGTGTTGGACCAGCTCCACTAACGGCCTATGGTGCCGCTGCAGCTGCGGCAGGAGGCTCACCGGTTTATG CTCAGAACTATGGAGGGGGCATGTCGGGTGGTCCAAACTTTGGAGGGGGCATGTCAGGTG ctCAGATACCAGGCCTAGGAATGGCTCAGATGGCTGGACCCCGTGGTATGGGCGGTATGGCTGGGATGGGCGGTATGGGAGGTATGGGGATGAACGTGCCCATGGGTATGAACGTAGGCATGCCAATGATGGGACAGATGGCACAGATGGCAGGACAGGCAGGCAATGCTGTACTCCTCGTTTCAAACCTTGATGAACAG ATGGTCACGCCCGATGCTCTCTTTACCCTTTTTG GTGTATACGGGGATGTACATCGTGTGAAGATTTTGTTCAACAAAAAAGATAATGCACTAGTCCAAATGGCCGAGCCACATCAGGCACAGCTTg CAATTGCTCATTTAGATAAAGTAAAAGTTTGGGGAAAACCAATCAGAGTAACTCAGTCAAAACATGCAGTGGTACAGATGCCCAAAGAAGGACAACCC GATGCTGGTTTAACAAAAGATTTCACAAATTCACAACTTCACAGATTCAAACGTCCAGGTTCTAAGAACTGTCAGAACATCTTCCCTCCATCAGGGGTGCTTCATTTATCAAACATTCC AGCAAATGTTACAGAGGAGGAATTAAAGGAAGCTTTCCAACAACATGGCAATGTGGTAGCATTCAAATTTTTTCC CAAAGACAGAAAAATGGCCCTGATACAAATGGACTCACCTGATGAATCAGTCACAGCTCTAATC GCTATGCACAACTATCCTCTGAGTGAATCAAATCACTTACGGGTGTCATTTACAAAGTCAACAATCTAA
- the LOC143058323 gene encoding polypyrimidine tract-binding protein 1-like isoform X11: protein MLAIMRQKKVKLDANNMNGPSRVVHLRSLPPDVTDAEVVQLGIPFGRMTNVLLLKQKGQAFLEFEDEQAANNFVTLHQEHAPQIRGRTVFVQFSNHKELKTDQAHSFQNATAKAALQAAQQVTMGGTDCEKKVLRVIVENLVYPVTIDVLHTIFCKFGKVQKMIIFTKNNTFQALIQYCDSISASSSKLSLDNQNIYNGCCTLRIDYSKLNTLNVKYNNDKSRDFTNPNLPSGESGGMDPNMYGEDYPRERSAPSIVTSAYIPGVGPAPLTAYGAAAAAAGGSPVYAQNYGGGMSGGPNFGGGMSGAQIPGLGMAQMAGPRGMGGMAGMGGMGGMGMNVPMGMNVGMPMMGQMAQMAGQAGNAVLLVSNLDEQMVTPDALFTLFGVYGDVHRVKILFNKKDNALVQMAEPHQAQLAIAHLDKVKVWGKPIRVTQSKHAVVQMPKEGQPDAGLTKDFTNSQLHRFKRPGSKNCQNIFPPSGVLHLSNIPANVTEEELKEAFQQHGNVVAFKFFPKDRKMALIQMDSPDESVTALIAMHNYPLSESNHLRVSFTKSTI, encoded by the exons ATGCTGGCGATAATGAGGCAAAAAA aGGTAAAATTAGATGCCAACAACATGAATGGGCCATCACGAGTAGTCCATCTGAGAAGTCTGCCACCAGATGTCACTGATGCTGAGGTGGTCCAGCTCGGGATACCATTCGGCAGAATGACCAATGTATTGTTACTCAAGCAGAAAGGCCAG GCTTTTCTGGAGTTTGAGGATGAACAAGCTGCTAACAATTTTGTCACATTACATCAGGAACATGCACCTCAGATCCGGGGCCGAACAGTGTTTGTACAGTTCTCTAACCATAAAGAATTAAAAACAGACCAAGCTCACTCATTTCAG AATGCTACAGCAAAAGCAGCGCTCCAAGCAGCTCAGCAAGTGACAATGGGCGGAACAGACTGTGAAAAGAAAGTACTCAGGGTTATAGTGGAGAATTTGGTTTATCCGGTCACTATTGATGTTTTACATACG ATATTTTGCAAATTCGGAAAAGTACAGAAAATGATCATATTTACCAAAAATA acACATTCCAGGCATTGATACAGTATTGTGACAGTATCTCTGCAAGCTCATCAAAATTA tcGTTGGATAATCAGAACATCTACAATGGCTGCTGTACGCTGAGAATAGACTACTCCAAACTGAACACATTGAATGTGAAGTATAACAATGATAAAAGTCGAGATTTCACTAATCCTAATCTTCCATCAGGTGAAAGTGGTGGCATGGATCCAAACATGTATGGAG AAGACTACCCAAGAGAGAGAA GTGCCCCGAGTATAGTGACGTCAGCGTATATCCCTGGTGTTGGACCAGCTCCACTAACGGCCTATGGTGCCGCTGCAGCTGCGGCAGGAGGCTCACCGGTTTATG CTCAGAACTATGGAGGGGGCATGTCGGGTGGTCCAAACTTTGGAGGGGGCATGTCAGGTG ctCAGATACCAGGCCTAGGAATGGCTCAGATGGCTGGACCCCGTGGTATGGGCGGTATGGCTGGGATGGGCGGTATGGGAGGTATGGGGATGAACGTGCCCATGGGTATGAACGTAGGCATGCCAATGATGGGACAGATGGCACAGATGGCAGGACAGGCAGGCAATGCTGTACTCCTCGTTTCAAACCTTGATGAACAG ATGGTCACGCCCGATGCTCTCTTTACCCTTTTTG GTGTATACGGGGATGTACATCGTGTGAAGATTTTGTTCAACAAAAAAGATAATGCACTAGTCCAAATGGCCGAGCCACATCAGGCACAGCTTg CAATTGCTCATTTAGATAAAGTAAAAGTTTGGGGAAAACCAATCAGAGTAACTCAGTCAAAACATGCAGTGGTACAGATGCCCAAAGAAGGACAACCC GATGCTGGTTTAACAAAAGATTTCACAAATTCACAACTTCACAGATTCAAACGTCCAGGTTCTAAGAACTGTCAGAACATCTTCCCTCCATCAGGGGTGCTTCATTTATCAAACATTCC AGCAAATGTTACAGAGGAGGAATTAAAGGAAGCTTTCCAACAACATGGCAATGTGGTAGCATTCAAATTTTTTCC CAAAGACAGAAAAATGGCCCTGATACAAATGGACTCACCTGATGAATCAGTCACAGCTCTAATC GCTATGCACAACTATCCTCTGAGTGAATCAAATCACTTACGGGTGTCATTTACAAAGTCAACAATCTAA